A genome region from Patescibacteria group bacterium includes the following:
- the nusG gene encoding transcription termination/antitermination protein NusG, with the protein MAKQTLNQGRRWYVLHTSSGYEENVSTNLRQRIETMDVEDQIFNVLVPTEKKIKIKNGKRKVVEEKIYPGYVLVEMIVTDKSWYVVRNTPNVTGFIGTGTTPTPVSEEEIKSLQKRMGIEEPKFKIDFSVDSPVKIIDGPFKNLEGKITSIDEEKGRVKVLVNMFGRETPVELDFLQIKKI; encoded by the coding sequence ATGGCTAAACAAACTTTAAATCAAGGCCGCCGCTGGTACGTGCTCCACACTTCTTCCGGTTATGAGGAAAATGTTTCCACTAATCTGCGCCAAAGAATCGAAACTATGGACGTGGAAGACCAGATCTTCAATGTTTTGGTGCCGACCGAAAAAAAGATCAAGATCAAGAACGGCAAGCGCAAAGTCGTGGAAGAAAAAATTTACCCCGGCTATGTGCTGGTGGAAATGATCGTGACTGATAAATCCTGGTATGTGGTGCGCAATACGCCGAACGTCACCGGTTTTATCGGCACGGGCACGACCCCGACCCCGGTTTCCGAAGAAGAAATAAAATCTTTGCAGAAACGGATGGGCATTGAAGAGCCGAAATTCAAGATTGATTTCTCGGTGGATTCGCCGGTCAAGATCATCGATGGGCCTTTCAAAAATCTGGAAGGCAAGATCACCAGCATTGATGAAGAAAAAGGCCGCGTCAAAGTCCTGGTCAATATGTTCGGCCGCGAAACCCCGGTGGAATTGGATTTCTTGCAGATTAAAAAGATATAA